One Williamwhitmania taraxaci genomic window, TACGTTGCATATAGTGTGCATATTTTGGGATTGTGGCTTATTTTTCCCTTAGCCACAGGTTTGTTATGGTTTTACTCCACAACCTATAAGCGGCAACTTCTTACTGGAAATATTTTGGTTGCCATTCTCACTGCTTTAGTTCCATTCATGGTGGTAGTTTTCGAGTTACCCCTTTTATATGCCGATTATCTACCAGAACTTAAGGAACTAGGTTTGAATTTTAATGTTCTTACCTATTGGGTTGGTGGATTCTCCTTTTTTGCATTTCTCCTAACTCTTATTCGTGAGATAGTTAAGGATATGGAAGATTTCGAGGGAGATGCAGTAGTTGGGCGGAACTCGCTACCGCTTGCTTTTGGAATGAAAAGTGCAAAAACCGTAGTCTTTCTTCTTATCGGTATGAACGCCATTTTCCTCATTTACCTCTTTGTTACAAAACTTCTTTATCTTCCTACGGGGAGTGTCGATTACCTGTCGCTTGGTTACCTGTCGCTTTTAGTTTTCATTCCTTCGCTGTGGATGATGTGGTTGGTTTTTAAGGCCAACTCTAAAACCGATTTCAGTAAAATAAGCCGGCTAGCTAAGCTTATCATGCTTTTTGGAATCTTATACTCACTCTGCTTTTTCATTATTGTAAAATTCGAAATATTAGCATCTTAATGCTCAAAGAAATACTAAAGCCCTATACGCTTCTACTGGCATCAGCCTCTCCAAGGAGACAGATGCTTCTTGCGGAACTCGATTTGTTTTTTACAGTTCCACCTCTTATTGAGGTAGAAGAGGATTATCCAATTGATTCTCCGATTAAGGAGGTTGCAGGTTATCTTGCTCAAAAGAAAGCCCAAGCTTACTTGACTTTGCTCACGCCCAGAGATATACTTATTACTTCCGATACGGTGGTAATATGCGACAATAAATTGTTGGGTAAACCATCGTCGCTTCAGAATGCCAAGGAGATGCTCAGTATGCTTTCAGGAAAGGAACATGTGGTTATAACCGCGGTTTCTCTTGTAAATAAAGATCGCATGCATGTTTTTTCGGTAGATACGAAGGTTCGGTTTAGAGATCTTACCCAAGAGGAGATTGAATATTATGTGGAGAAATTTCGCCCTCTCGACAAGGCTGGTGCCTATGGTATACAGGAGTGGATTGGATACGCTGGCGTAGAGTCTATAGAAGGTTCTTACTTCAACGTTATGGGCCTTCCCGTTCAACGGTTATACGTTGAATTGGAGGCATTTGTAAAATCGTTAAATTCTAGATAATGAAGAGAATAGTTATTGGTGTATTAGCACTTTTTATCATCTTTGGCAACCTTAGAGCCGACGAAGGAATGTGGTTACCACTTTTAGTGGGTAAGCAAAAGATGAAAGAGATGAAGGCAAGTGGCTTTAAGTTAAAGGCCGAAGATATTTATAGCATCAACCATAATAGCCTTAAGGATGCTATTGTTCAGTTTGGGGGAGGATGCACCGGAGAAGTTATTTCGGATGAAGGGTTAATTATTACCAACCATCATTGTGGTTATAGGCAAATTCAGGAGCATAGTAGCCTTGAACATAACTATCTGGAGGATGGATTTTGGGCTATGTCCAAGCGAGAGGAGTTGTCTAATCCCAATCTTTCTGTAAAATTTCTTGTCCGAATGGAGGATGTTACAGAGAAAATATTGGGTGGTATAACGATGGAAACCCCAGAGGAAGAACGTGGAAAACTTATCATCGCCCGTTCTGCGGCCACTACTAAATTGGCTATCGAAGGAACTAATTTCATTGCCGAAGTAAAACCGCTCTTTTACGGCAATCAATATTTTCTATCACTACTGTCCGACAAAAAGATTCCAGTTGAAACGTTAGTTGAATAAAAATAAGGGGCTACTCCCCGAAGGTTTCACCCCGATGTTGTAGATTTGTTTTGCGAAAAAAAACACAACATGGGCAAAAATACAGAAATAAAATTAGTCGGACAGCCGATTTTCAAACAAGCCATCAACTTAATCGATGCCATTAATGTCAGCAGCTTGGTGAAAAAGCATGGTGCAGACCATTACTATAAGACGTTTAAGGCAAAACC contains:
- a CDS encoding Maf family nucleotide pyrophosphatase; this translates as MLKEILKPYTLLLASASPRRQMLLAELDLFFTVPPLIEVEEDYPIDSPIKEVAGYLAQKKAQAYLTLLTPRDILITSDTVVICDNKLLGKPSSLQNAKEMLSMLSGKEHVVITAVSLVNKDRMHVFSVDTKVRFRDLTQEEIEYYVEKFRPLDKAGAYGIQEWIGYAGVESIEGSYFNVMGLPVQRLYVELEAFVKSLNSR
- a CDS encoding geranylgeranylglycerol-phosphate geranylgeranyltransferase, which gives rise to MYRKFRVGAIVPFLGLVRWQNLIIIVITQLAMRYLVMDPILAAMGFSLQLSSMAFAMLVLATVCIAGAGYVINDYFDIKVDAINKPTRPMVIHQVTRRESIALHFILNSIGILAGGYVAYSVHILGLWLIFPLATGLLWFYSTTYKRQLLTGNILVAILTALVPFMVVVFELPLLYADYLPELKELGLNFNVLTYWVGGFSFFAFLLTLIREIVKDMEDFEGDAVVGRNSLPLAFGMKSAKTVVFLLIGMNAIFLIYLFVTKLLYLPTGSVDYLSLGYLSLLVFIPSLWMMWLVFKANSKTDFSKISRLAKLIMLFGILYSLCFFIIVKFEILAS
- a CDS encoding S46 family peptidase produces the protein MKRIVIGVLALFIIFGNLRADEGMWLPLLVGKQKMKEMKASGFKLKAEDIYSINHNSLKDAIVQFGGGCTGEVISDEGLIITNHHCGYRQIQEHSSLEHNYLEDGFWAMSKREELSNPNLSVKFLVRMEDVTEKILGGITMETPEEERGKLIIARSAATTKLAIEGTNFIAEVKPLFYGNQYFLSLLSDKKIPVETLVE
- a CDS encoding DUF4372 domain-containing protein, whose translation is MGKNTEIKLVGQPIFKQAINLIDAINVSSLVKKHGADHYYKTFKAKP